A segment of the Atribacterota bacterium genome:
CTAATATAGAAAATACCCATCTAATTATTTTCTCTTTCTCTTTATACATTGATATGATTATCTCTTTTTCCAAAATATTTATTAATTTTATAAGCCAACAACCGGATAGGGTATATATCATTTCCCCTGTCTGGTATATTTAGCTAATAATTTTATTATAATATCAGCTACTGAACACTAAGAAATCCATTTTCTTCCACTAATTTCTGTCCTTCTGCGCTTAATACAAAATCAAGGAACTCTTTTGCTATCCCCTCAGGTTGACCATTGGTATACATAAACAATGGTCTGGCTAAGGGATATAAATTTGCATTAACTGTTTCCTTACTGGGTATAATATCATTAATCTTTATAGCTTTAACCTTATCGGTAACATATCCTAAACCCACATAGCCTATGGCACCAGAAGTATTAGCAATAGTAGTGGCTACAGCAGCATTGGATGATTGCATAAGGGCATCGGCTCTCAACTTATCTTTCTGTAAAGCTAATTCATTAAAAGCTTCAAAAGTGCCACTGGCGGAATCTCTGGAGACAACTACAATCACTTGGTTGGTTCCCCCAATTTCTGACCAGTTAGAAATTTTTCCGGTATAAATATCCTTAATCTGGTCCAGAGTTAATCCATCAATCTGATTAACGGGATTTACGATAACTGCAATGGCATCTCTGGCAATAATGTTAGCGTAGATTTCTACTCCTTTTTCCTGAGCTATCTTAATCTCTTCCTCTTTTGCTGGCCGGGAAGAATTTCCAATATCACAGGTACTATCAATAAGAGAAACAATGCCTACACCTGATCCACCACCCTGTACTGATATATCAATATCCAGATTTTGATCCATAAAGACTTCGGCACATGGTTGGGCAATAGGAAGCACAGTGGTAGAACCTTTTATAACAATTACTTTTTCAGAAGCAAGAATACCAAAACTTATTAGTAAGAAAGGAAGTGTGATAAATGCCAGAAAAATACAATTTGATTTTTTTGAGATTTTCATTTTTTCTCTCCTT
Coding sequences within it:
- a CDS encoding phosphate ABC transporter substrate-binding protein; protein product: MKISKKSNCIFLAFITLPFLLISFGILASEKVIVIKGSTTVLPIAQPCAEVFMDQNLDIDISVQGGGSGVGIVSLIDSTCDIGNSSRPAKEEEIKIAQEKGVEIYANIIARDAIAVIVNPVNQIDGLTLDQIKDIYTGKISNWSEIGGTNQVIVVVSRDSASGTFEAFNELALQKDKLRADALMQSSNAAVATTIANTSGAIGYVGLGYVTDKVKAIKINDIIPSKETVNANLYPLARPLFMYTNGQPEGIAKEFLDFVLSAEGQKLVEENGFLSVQ